The DNA segment GTTTCGCGGCGTTGGCCGCATGGGCTTGCGCCTGTTCCTGGGGCGAAGGGGGCAGTTCCGTCTGGCCGCGCTCGAAGGTCGAGCCCATCACCCAGATGGCGCCCTCCGCCATGCCCGCATGCGGCACGAGGTTGCCATGGCCGTTGACGGGGAAGGGCGGCCATGCGGCTGCCGGGCTGTCCGCCCGCGTGCCCCAGCTCACCTGGCCGCGCAGCGGATGGATCGGGTAGCGGCCGGGCAGCCACGGGCGGCTGCCGTAGCCGGCGGCCACCACCACGTGGGGCGCTTCGGCGACCAGCGTGCCGTCGCTGCCATAAGCGCGCCAGTGCGTGGCGCCATCGGGAGCGGCCACGGGCTCCAGCCGCGACACGGCACTGCGGCCCTGCCAGTGGATGGCAGGGTGCGCCAGCAGCGCGCGCACCAGCCGGGCCGGCCGCAGCCACCCGCCACGTGCATGCCAATAGGCGACGGTGGCTCCGGGCAGGCCCGCGGCTTCCAGCGCCGCGCCATCGGCAGCGCGGCTCCATTCGGCGCCCACCGCGGCATCGCCGGCCCAGGCGGGCGGCAGGCGGTTCTTGCCATCCACCTCGTGCTCCAGCACGCCGCAGGCGCTCCAGTCCTCGCCCTCCGCCAGGCCCGATGCCTGCAGGGCCTGCAGCGTGGCCCGCACGCCGCAGCGCGACAGGCGCGAGAGCAGGCTGTCGTCGGGCGACACATGCGGTGCGAACACGCCGGCCGGCAGGCCCGAGGCGCCGGCCGCCGGCTCCGCACCCTGGTCCAGCACTCGCACCTGCCAGCCGCGCCGCGCGAGGCTCGCTGCCACCGCGGCGCCCGACAGCCCGCCGCCGATGACCAGCGCGCTCGATGACCCGCCCGCCACGCGAACGTCGGGCAGATCCGGCTGCACGGGGCGCGGCTCCCAGGCCGGATCGAACACCGCCTGCAGGTTGCTGCGCTTCGGGGGCAGGCCGGGCACCTTCTGCACCCGGAAACCGCACTGCGCCAGTCCGTCGCGCACCGCGCCGGCCACGCTCCAGGTGGCCAGCCGCGTGCCGCGGCGGCAACAGCGCGCCACGGCCTTGAGGGTATGCAGGTCCCACAGCTCCGGGTTCACCTGCGGGCTGAAGCCGTCGAGGTACACCGCGTCGGCCACCGGCTGCTGCTGGCGCAGCATCGCCTGCGCATCGCCGATGTAGAGCGTGAGCAGCACCTGCCCGCCCTCGAAGGCGAGCCGGTGCACGCCGGGCAGCAGGCCCCAGTACTGCGCATGCAGCGCGCGGGCCAGCGGTTCCAGTTCGGCATGCCCCAGCATGGAGCGCAGCAGGTCGTCCGCGGAAACGGGAAACGCTTCGCAGGACACGAAATGCAGCAGCCGGGGCCGCGCAGGGTCGGCACGCCAGGCGGCCCAGGTGGCGAGGAAGTTCAGCCCGCAGCCGAAGCCGGTCTCCAGCACCCGCCACATCGGCTGGCCGGCCCATGCATCGGGCAGTCCGCAGCCGCGCAGGAAGACCTCGCGCGCCTGCGCGAGCCCGGTGTGGCTGTGGTAGCGGTCGCCGAAGCGCGGGTTGAACGGGGTGCCGTCGGGGAGCCAGTCGATGGGTTCGGACATGCGGCGATTGTCGGGGTGCCGCGGGGCGCGGAAGCTTGCGCCGCGTCAGCCGCACGACGGGAAACGGGGGTGGGAAAAAGAAAGCCCGGCGAAGCCGGGCTTGCGAAAACAGCGTGAGAGGGGCGGCCGTCAGGCGCTGGGCGGCACGTAGCCCGCAGCGGCATCCGCGCCGCCGCCGAAGAAGTGCTGCTCCATCTGGCGCGCGAGGTACTGGCGCGCGCGCGCATCGGCGAGGTTCAGGCGGTTCTCGTTCACGAGCATGGTCTGGTGCTTGAGCCAGCCGGCCCAGGCTTCCTTGCTCACGTTCTCGAAGATGCGCTTGCCCAGGTCGCCCGGGTAGGGAGGGAAGTCGAGTCCTTCGGCTTCCTTGCCGAGCTTGATGCACTGGACGGTACGGGGCATGTGGATTTCCTTGTTCTGGCGGAATGGAGAAGGGACAAAGGCAGGAAAAGGGCGCGGTGCGCTCCTGCCTGCGAAGGTTCTACAGATATTTCTGGAATTTAGAACTGAAATTTCAGTAGTTTCAGTTTTGTGAAGGGGCTTCCAGAATGCGCTGCATCGGTGCCGTGCTCTACCGCACCGTCCACGGATCTCCCAGGAAAGCCCCTCATGAACCTTCGCCGCCACTTTATCAAGTTTCCCGCCGCAGCCGCCCTGGCCTCGCTCGCCGTGCTGTCCGTGCCGGCCATCGCCCAGCAGCCGGTGCAGTTGCTCAACGTGTCGTACGACCCCACGCGGGAACTGTATGTGGACTACAACCAGGCGTTCGCGAAGTACTGGAAGGGCAAGACCGGGCAGGATGTGCAGGTCAAGCAGTCCCATGGCGGCTCGGGCAAGCAGGCCCGCTCGATCATCGACGGCATCGATGCCGACGTGGCCACGCTGGCCCTGGGCGGCGACATCGATGCGCTGGTGAAGAACGGCGGCCTGGTCAAGCCGGACTGGCAGAAGCGCCTGCCGCACAACTCCGCCCCGTACACCTCCACGATCGTGTTCCTCGTGAAGAAGGGCAACCCCAAGGGCATCAAGGACTGGGACGATCTCGTCAAGCCCGGTGTGCAGGTGATCACGCCCAACCCCAAGACCTCCGGCGGCGCGCGCTGGAACTACCTGGCCGCCTGGGAATACGCCAAGCGCAAGTACGGCGGCGACGCGCAGGCGAAGGAATTCGTCGGCAAGCTCTACAGGAACGTGCCGGTGCTCGATACCGGCGCGCGCGGCTCCACCATCACCTTCGTGCAGCGCGGCGTGGGCGACGTGCTCCTGGCCTGGGAGAACGAAGCCTTCCTGGCGCTGAAGGAATTCGGTGCGGAGAAGTTCCAGATCGTCGCCCCCTCGCTCTCCATCCTGGCCGAGCCGAGCGTCGCCGTGGTGGACAAGGTCGTGGACAAGAAGGGCACGCGCGCCGTGGCCGAGGAATACCTGAAGTACCTGTATTCGGACGAAGCCCAGGACATCGCCGGCAAGCACTTCTACCGGCCGACCGGCGAGAAGGCCAAGGCCAAATACGACGCGCAGTTCCCCAAGCTCACGCTGGTCACCATCGACGAGGCGTTCGGCGGCTGGGGCAAGGCCGACAAGGACCACTTCGCCGACGGCGCGAGCTTCGACCAGATCTACACGAAGAAGTGACCGTAGCGCCGCCGCGCCCCGCCCACCGACCACCACCCCGCAAGGCCTGCCCATGTCCGTCCTCCTGATCGCCGGAAGCCCCTCGGAGCGTTCGCGCTCCGCCGCGCTGCTCGATGCCACCTCCCTGCGGCTGTCGGTGCGCGGCACGGCGATCCACCGGCTGCACATCCGCGACCTGTCCCCCCAGGCGCTGCTGCTGGCCGACACGGGCCACCGGTCCATCGCGCATGCGGTGGAACAGGTGGCCGACGCCCGGGCCCTGGTCGTGGCGACGCCGGTGTACAAGGCGGCCTACAGCGGCGTGTTGAAGGTGTTCCTCGACCTGCTGCCGCAGGAGGCGCTCAAGGGCAAGGCGGTGCTGCCACTGGCCACCGGCGGCAGCCCGCACCACATGCTGGCGCTCGACTACGCCCTGCGGCCCGTGCTGCAGTCGCTCGGTGCCCGGCACATCCTGCCCGGCGTCTATGCCACGGATGCCCAGGTCAGCCTGACGCCGGAGGGCGCCCACACCCTGGCGCCCGACATTTCCCGCCGGCTGGACGAAGCGCTGGACCTGCTGGTGACCGAGGCGCTGCGCCCGCCGGTGCAGGCGGCGCGCTTCCCGCCGATCCCGTTCGAGCAGGTGCGATGTAGCGTCTGACCGGTCCGGGCGCCGCCGCTGACGCCGCGCGGCCCGCGTGCCGACCTGCTCCACACCCCGTTTGCCTTCCGCCGGCATTGCCGGTCCGCAGGGCGAGGCCGCCGTGCCCCGCCCCCGGCGGAGCGCTGCCTGCCCGCTGCCCCCGACATACCGCAGAGATTGGAGTTCCCCATGGTCCCGCTGTTCGAATCCCCCGCGCGCACCGCGCCGTTCACCTCCCGCCGCCGCTGGCTGGCCGCCGGCGCGGGCGCTGCCGCCCTGGCCGCGCTGCCGGGCTGGGCGCAGCCTGCCGGCGCCCCACGCACGCTGCGCGTGGGCCACCAGAAGGGATGGCTCTCGCTGCTGAAGGCGCGCGGCACCCTGGAAAAGCGCCTCGCTCCCCTGGGCGTGAAGGTGACCTGGACGGAGTTCAACGCCGGCCCGGTGCAACTGGAGGCACTGAACGTCGGCTCCATCGATTTCGGCGATGTGGGCGAGGCCCCGCCGATCTTCGCCCAGGCCGCGGGCGCGCCGCTCGTGTATGCGGGGGCGACGGTGCCGCGCCCGGCGCTGGAGGCGGTGGTGGTGCCCAAAGGCTCGGCCATCCGCAGCGTGGCCGACCTCAAGGGCAAGCGCGTGGCCTACAACAAGGGCTCCAACGTGCATTACTTCCTCGCAAAACTGCTGGAGAAGAACGGCCTGCAGTACCGCGACGTGCAGTCCGTCTTCCTGGCGCCGCCGGACGCGCGCGCCGCGTTCGAGCGCGGCGCGGTGGATGCCTGGGTGATCTGGGACCCGTTCCTCGCGGCGGCCCAGAAGGCGCTGGACGCCCGCATCCTGGCCGACGCCACGGGCGTGGTGAACAACCGGGCCTTCTATTTCACCTCGCGCGACTTCGCCAGCCGCAATGCGGACGTGCTGCGCATCGCGATCGAGGAAGTGGACGGTATCGACCAATGGGTCGCGGGCCACAAGGCCGAGGCCGCCACGGAACTGTCCCAGGTGCTGGGCCTCGACCGCGCAGTGACGGAACTCTTCGTCAGCCGCGTGGGCTACGGCACGCGGGCCGTGACCCGCGAGATCCTGGCCGAGCAGCAGGCCATCGCGGACACCTTCTTCGCCCTCAAGCTGATACCGAAGAAGCTCGACGTGCTGCAGGCCGCGCCGGTGGAACTGCTGTAGCCGGCGTCCGCCCCGTCCGCCCGAAGGAGCATCACCCATGTCCAACCTGCCATCGTCCACGGCTCCCGGGCCGGCCGCACGGCGCCTGCTGGCGGTGACCGCGCGCGCCTGGGGGCTCCGGCCTTCGGTGCGCGCCCAGGGCGCCACGGTGCCGCATCCACACCCCACGCAGCGCAACACATGGCATGCGCCGCACAGCGGGCCCAAGCCGGTGACCGTGCCCGTGTCCGCCCCCGGGCCGCGCTTCGCCATTTCCTACTGACCTCCGTTCCCTACTGATCGAGAAAGCCTCCCATGCACGTGTTCTGGTTCATTCCCACCCACGGCGACAGCCGCTACCTCGGGACGTCCGAAGGGGCCCGCGCCGTCAACTACGACTACCTGCGCCAGGTGGCCACGGCGGCAGACACCCTGGGCTACGAAGGGGTGCTGATCCCCACGGGCCGCTCTTGCGAAGACCCCTGGGTGGTCGCCTCGGCACTCGCGCCGGTGACACAGCGCCTGAAGTTCCTCGTGGCGGTGCGCCCGGGCCTGCACCAGCCGGCCCTGGCCGCGCGCATGGCCGCGACCTTCGACCGCCTGTCGGGCGGGCGCCTGCTCATCAACCTCGTGACGGGGGGCGACCGCACCGAGCTGGAAGGCGACGGCGTCTTCCTGGACCACGCCCAGCGCTATGCGCAGTCGGAGGAGTTCATCCGCATCTGGCGCGAGATCCTGTCGCGCAGCCACGAGGGCGGGACATTCGACTACGAGGGAGAGCACCTGTCGGTGAAGGGCGCCAAGCTGCTCTACCCGCCGGTGCAGAAGCCCTATCCGCCGGTGTACTTCGGTGGCTCGTCGGAGGCCGCGCACGACCTTGCTGCGGAGCAGGTCGATACCTATCTCACCTGGGGCGAGCCGCCGGCCGCGGTGGCGCAGAAGGTGGCCGACGTGCGCGCCCGCGCAGCGAAGCGGGGGCGCACGGTGCGCTTCGGCATCCGGCTGCACGTGATCGTGCGCGAGACCGATGCGGCCGCGTGGGCCGCGGCGGAGGAGCTCATCAGCCGCGTGCAGGACGAGACGGTGGCCCAGGCGCAGGCAGTGTTCTCGCGCATGGATTCCGAAGGGCAGCGCCGCATGGCCGCGCTGCACGCCGGAGGCACCCGCCGCTCCCGCGCGGACCTGGAGATCAGCCCCAACCTCTGGGCCGGCGTGGGCCTGGTGCGCGGGGGCGCGGGCACGGCGCTGGTGGGCGATCCGCAGACCGTGGCCGCGCGCATGCAGGAATACGCGGACCTGGGCATCGACACCTTCGTGTTGTCCGGCTACCCGCACCTGGAAGAGGCCTATCGCTTCGCGGAACTCGTGTTCCCGCTGCTGCCGGCCGAGGTGCGCGAGCGCATCGGCGGCGGCGGCCGCGCGGCGGGCCCCCTGACCGGCCCCTTCGGCGAAATCGTGGGCAACCAGTACGTGCCGCGCGCGGCGCAAAGCTGAGCGGCCTGCGGCAACAGGAGATTCCCATGGCCATCCATTCCATCAACCACGTGCAACTGCCGTTTCCCGCGGGCGAGGAGGGCGCCATGCGCGCCTTCTATGCCGGCCTGCTCGGCTTGGCCGAGGTGCGGTATCCGGCCGAAAACGCCCTGCATTTCGCGGCCGGGCCCCAGCGCATCGCCCTGGTGCCGACCACGCGCTGGCAACCGGCGCCCGCGGCGGCGCACCTGGCGTTCGAAGTGGACAACCTGCCCGAACTCCGCGGGCGCCTGCTGCAGGCCGAGCTTCCCCTCGTGGAAAACCGGGCGCTTCCGGGCTACCTGCGCTTCTACGTGAAGGACCCTGCGGGCAACCAGCTCGAGTTCCTGGAGCCCGACGCGGAAGCGGGAGCGCTCGCATGACGGGCCCCGCTGTCTCCCCCGCGGTGCGCGAGCTGCAGGTGTCTGCCGCCACCGACACCCCCGAGGAGCCCGGCACGGGCGTGCCCGCGCCCGTGCGGCAATGGGCCGCCGCCGTGGGGCAGCGCCTGCTGCCCTGGTTGGTGCCCGTGGCACTGATCGCGGCCTGGCAGGTGGCGGCTGCCCAGGGATGGCTGTCCAGCCGGGTGCTGCCGGCGCCATCCGACGTGCTCAAGGCCGCCTGGCAGCTCGGTGAATCGGGCGAGCTGTGGACCCACGTGAAGGTGAGCGCGGGCCGCGCGCTGGCGGGGCTGGCGATCGGCGGCGGCCTGGGCCTGCTGCTGGGGCTGCTCACCGGCTCGCTGCGCTGGGCGGAAACGCTGCTGGATTCCACCGTGCAGATGGTGCGCAACATCCCTGCGCTGGCACTCATTCCGCTGGTGATCCTGTGGTTCGGCATCGACGAATCGGCCAAGGTCTTCCTGATCGCGGTCTCGGTGTTCTTCCCGATCTACCTCAACACCTTCCATGGCATCCGCAATGTCGATCCGGGCCTGATCGAGATGGGCCGCACCTACGGGCTGTCGCGCTGGCAGCTCTACCGCGAGGTGATCCTGCCCGGCGCGATGTCCTCCATCCTCGTGGGCCTGCGCTTTTCGCTGGGGCTCATGTGGGTGATCCTGATCGTGGCGGAAACCATCTCCGCGCAGGCCGGCATCGGCTACCTGACGATGAACGCGCGCGAGTTCCTGCAGACCGACGTAGTGCTCGTGGGCATCCTGCTCTACGCGCTGCTGGGCAAGCTGGCGGACGTGTTCGCGCGCGGCCTGGAGCACTGGTGGCTGCGGTGGCATCCCGGCTACCAGGCCAAGGCATGAACGAAGGAGACCGCACCATGTCCGCCCCACACACGGCTTCCTCTCCCGCGCCCGGCCTGCGCCTGCAGGCGCGCCGGCTGACCAAGCGCTACGGCGCGCGCGACGTGCTGCGCGAGGCGCAGCTCACGATCGAGCCCGGCGAGTTCGTCGCCATCGTCGGCCGCAGCGGCTGCGGCAAGAGCACGCTGCTGCGGCTGGTCGCCGGCCTGGAGGCCGCCAGCGCCGGAACGCTGGAGATCGACGGCAGGCCCGTCGATGGACTGCACGGCGACACCCGCATCATGTTCCAGGAAGCGCGCCTGCTGCCGTGGCGGCGCGTGCTGGACAACGTCACCCTGGGCCTGCCCGAAGGCTCGCAGGAGCGCGGCCGCGAGGTGCTCGGCCAGGTGGGCCTGGCGGACCGCGCCGGGGAGTGGCCCGCGCGCCTGTCCGGCGGCCAGCGCCAGCGCGTGGCCCTGGCCCGGGCCCTGGTCCACCAGCCGCGCCTGCTGCTGCTGGACGAGCCCCTGGGCGCGCTGGACGCGCTCACCCGCATCGAGATGCAGCGCCTCATCGAAGGGCTGTGGCTGCGGCACCGCTTCACCGCGCTGCTGGTCACGCACGACGTGCAGGAGGCCGTGGCCCTGGCCGACCGCGTGGTGCTCATCGAGGACGGCCGCATCGCCCTGGACGAGCGCATCCCGCTCGCGCGGCCCCGGTCGCACGGCGACGCGGCGTTCGCGGCCCTCGAGAAACGCATCCTCGACCGCGTGCTGCAAAAGCCCGCGGCCGAGCCTTCCGACGGCGACGGTGCATGGCCGGGCGTTCCGGCGCATGGCCTGCGCTGGGCGATCTGAGCGGCCCGGTTTCCATCCCTTTTTCTTTCACCTTCCAACCACCACAGGAGTCCATCCCATGTCCATCCAGGCCATCAATGTGCGCAACCAGTTCAAGGGCAAGGTCCGCGAGATCATTCGCGGCGACGTCGTCTCGGAAGTCGACGTCGAGACGCCCTGGGGCATCGTCACCTCCGTCATCACCACCCGCTCGGTGGACGACCTCGGGCTGCAGGTCGGCTCCGACGTGGTGGCGCTGGTGAAATCGACCGAAGTGTCCATCGCCAAGCTCTGAAGTGCGGGGGCGGGGGCGGTGCACCGCCGCCGGCCCCTGGCGCCCGCACACTGATCCCCGCGCGTTGACCCCCAGCGCGTTGAATGGCCGCATAACAACAGGAAAGTCCGGCGAATCCATGAATTTCCAGCAACTGCGTTCCGTGCGCGAGGCCGTTCGCACGGGTTTCAACCTCACCGACGTGGCCCGCATCCTCCACACCTCCCAGCCCGGCGTGAGCCGGCAGATCCGCGAGCTGGAGGAGGAGCTGGGCCTGGAGATCTTCGTGCGCGCGGGCAAGCGCCTCACGGGGCTGACCCCGCCGGGATCCACCTTGCTGCCCATTGTCGAGCGGCTGCTGCTGGAGGCGGAAAACCTGCAGCGCGCCGGCCACGACTTTCGCGCCAGCGGGGAAGGGCGCCTGTCCATCGCAGCCACGCACTCGCAGGCACGCTATGCCCTGCCGCAGGTGGTGCGCGATTTCCGGGCACTGTTTCCGCAGGTCACCCTGCACCTGCACCAGGGCTCTCCACGGCAGGTGGCCGAAATGCTGCTCTCGGGCGAGGCCGACATCGGTGTCGCCACGGAGGCGCTCGCGGGCTATGGTGAGCTGGTCACGCTGCCGTGCTACCGCTGGTCCCACAGCATCGTGGTGCCGCCGGGGCATCCCTTGCTCGACCTGCCCGAGCCGCCCACCCTGCGGCAGCTGGCGCGCTTTCCCATCATCACCTATGAATTGGGCTACACGGGTCGCGCCCACATCGACGAGGCCTTCGCCCGCGAGGGCCTGCAGCCCGACGTGGTGCTTACCGCCATGGATGCGGACGTGATCAAGACCTATGTGGAACTGGACATGGGCGTGGGCATCGTCGCCTCCATCGCACTGGACCCGGAGCGCGACCGGCACCTGCGCATGATCGATGCGCGCCATCTCTTCGAAGTCAACCTCACCCGCCTGGGGCTGCGGCGCGGCAGCTGGCTGCGCGGCTATGCCTACCGGTTCATCGAGGCCTTCGTGCCCACGCTCACGCGCGAGGCTGTGGACGAGGCGCTGTGCGCCGAGCGCTGAGGGAGGCAGTGGCGGCAGCTGCGGTTGCGGCTGCTAGCCCTTGCGCTGGGCGAGGATCCAGCGGGCCAGGGACCGTGCCTCGTCTTCGCCGATGCGCGGGTGCCGCGGCATGAGCGCGCGGCCCCATTCGCCCGCTCCGCCGTTGCGGATCTTGCCGGCAAGGTAGGTTTCGGCATTCCTGTCGGAGCGGTAGCGTTCGGAGATCTCCGCGAACCCGGGGCCCACATAGGTGCGGACCATGGCATGGCAGCGCATGCAGCCGTGATCGCGCACGAGGTCGCCGGCATCCGCCCCTGCCAACGCTGGCAGGGCCGTCGCCAGGCAGAGTGCGGCTGCGGCCAGGGACCGTGCGGCCCCTGTGGCCCGTACGGCGGTGGGGAAGGCGTCGGATGGCGGTGGCATCGGATCGATGGACGCCCCGGGCGGGGCGGGGGCTGGAAGTGCGACGCACCGAGTATGCCGCCATCATGGGCCTGTGGCGGCGGCGCATGGCATGCCTGCCCGTCCCGGCATTCTCGGTCCGCGCATAAGCAAGCGCGATCTGGTCGCTTGGCCTCGCCGGTTCGCAGCCCTACATTGGATGCATCGCAGTGCCGCGCGGCGCCTCCCGGCCGCCGGCCTCCGGTTTGTCAGTAGGGGGTCTCCTTTCACAGCCCGCATCGCGCGGGCTTTTTTTTGGCCCACGCCCCACAGGGTGTGATGACGGCGCGCGCCGGCCCGCGCACCTGGGCGACCGCGGGGCGGGCAGCGCCACATGCGCCGCTTACACTTTCCGCCAGGGACCACGCCGTCCCCGAGTCCAACGGAGTCCCATCGATGAGAACTGGAACATGGCCCTGTCTCGTGGCGGCGTGCCTGGCCGTACTGGCGGCAAACGCTGCCGCGCAGACTTCCGATTGCACCGTGGCGGCCA comes from the Paracidovorax avenae ATCC 19860 genome and includes:
- the mnmC gene encoding FAD-dependent 5-carboxymethylaminomethyl-2-thiouridine(34) oxidoreductase MnmC → MSEPIDWLPDGTPFNPRFGDRYHSHTGLAQAREVFLRGCGLPDAWAGQPMWRVLETGFGCGLNFLATWAAWRADPARPRLLHFVSCEAFPVSADDLLRSMLGHAELEPLARALHAQYWGLLPGVHRLAFEGGQVLLTLYIGDAQAMLRQQQPVADAVYLDGFSPQVNPELWDLHTLKAVARCCRRGTRLATWSVAGAVRDGLAQCGFRVQKVPGLPPKRSNLQAVFDPAWEPRPVQPDLPDVRVAGGSSSALVIGGGLSGAAVAASLARRGWQVRVLDQGAEPAAGASGLPAGVFAPHVSPDDSLLSRLSRCGVRATLQALQASGLAEGEDWSACGVLEHEVDGKNRLPPAWAGDAAVGAEWSRAADGAALEAAGLPGATVAYWHARGGWLRPARLVRALLAHPAIHWQGRSAVSRLEPVAAPDGATHWRAYGSDGTLVAEAPHVVVAAGYGSRPWLPGRYPIHPLRGQVSWGTRADSPAAAWPPFPVNGHGNLVPHAGMAEGAIWVMGSTFERGQTELPPSPQEQAQAHAANAAKLEQLLPALAQGLAPAIAGPGAAPGHWAAVRCTAPDRLPFVGPVDASRQPGLWVCAAMGARGLTLSQLCGELLATRMMGEPLPVEARLARALSTERLPGD
- a CDS encoding oxidative damage protection protein, whose protein sequence is MPRTVQCIKLGKEAEGLDFPPYPGDLGKRIFENVSKEAWAGWLKHQTMLVNENRLNLADARARQYLARQMEQHFFGGGADAAAGYVPPSA
- a CDS encoding sulfate ABC transporter substrate-binding protein, producing the protein MNLRRHFIKFPAAAALASLAVLSVPAIAQQPVQLLNVSYDPTRELYVDYNQAFAKYWKGKTGQDVQVKQSHGGSGKQARSIIDGIDADVATLALGGDIDALVKNGGLVKPDWQKRLPHNSAPYTSTIVFLVKKGNPKGIKDWDDLVKPGVQVITPNPKTSGGARWNYLAAWEYAKRKYGGDAQAKEFVGKLYRNVPVLDTGARGSTITFVQRGVGDVLLAWENEAFLALKEFGAEKFQIVAPSLSILAEPSVAVVDKVVDKKGTRAVAEEYLKYLYSDEAQDIAGKHFYRPTGEKAKAKYDAQFPKLTLVTIDEAFGGWGKADKDHFADGASFDQIYTKK
- the ssuE gene encoding NADPH-dependent FMN reductase, producing the protein MSVLLIAGSPSERSRSAALLDATSLRLSVRGTAIHRLHIRDLSPQALLLADTGHRSIAHAVEQVADARALVVATPVYKAAYSGVLKVFLDLLPQEALKGKAVLPLATGGSPHHMLALDYALRPVLQSLGARHILPGVYATDAQVSLTPEGAHTLAPDISRRLDEALDLLVTEALRPPVQAARFPPIPFEQVRCSV
- a CDS encoding sulfonate ABC transporter substrate-binding protein, which gives rise to MVPLFESPARTAPFTSRRRWLAAGAGAAALAALPGWAQPAGAPRTLRVGHQKGWLSLLKARGTLEKRLAPLGVKVTWTEFNAGPVQLEALNVGSIDFGDVGEAPPIFAQAAGAPLVYAGATVPRPALEAVVVPKGSAIRSVADLKGKRVAYNKGSNVHYFLAKLLEKNGLQYRDVQSVFLAPPDARAAFERGAVDAWVIWDPFLAAAQKALDARILADATGVVNNRAFYFTSRDFASRNADVLRIAIEEVDGIDQWVAGHKAEAATELSQVLGLDRAVTELFVSRVGYGTRAVTREILAEQQAIADTFFALKLIPKKLDVLQAAPVELL
- the ssuD gene encoding FMNH2-dependent alkanesulfonate monooxygenase, whose amino-acid sequence is MHVFWFIPTHGDSRYLGTSEGARAVNYDYLRQVATAADTLGYEGVLIPTGRSCEDPWVVASALAPVTQRLKFLVAVRPGLHQPALAARMAATFDRLSGGRLLINLVTGGDRTELEGDGVFLDHAQRYAQSEEFIRIWREILSRSHEGGTFDYEGEHLSVKGAKLLYPPVQKPYPPVYFGGSSEAAHDLAAEQVDTYLTWGEPPAAVAQKVADVRARAAKRGRTVRFGIRLHVIVRETDAAAWAAAEELISRVQDETVAQAQAVFSRMDSEGQRRMAALHAGGTRRSRADLEISPNLWAGVGLVRGGAGTALVGDPQTVAARMQEYADLGIDTFVLSGYPHLEEAYRFAELVFPLLPAEVRERIGGGGRAAGPLTGPFGEIVGNQYVPRAAQS
- a CDS encoding VOC family protein — translated: MAIHSINHVQLPFPAGEEGAMRAFYAGLLGLAEVRYPAENALHFAAGPQRIALVPTTRWQPAPAAAHLAFEVDNLPELRGRLLQAELPLVENRALPGYLRFYVKDPAGNQLEFLEPDAEAGALA
- the ssuC gene encoding aliphatic sulfonate ABC transporter permease SsuC, whose translation is MTGPAVSPAVRELQVSAATDTPEEPGTGVPAPVRQWAAAVGQRLLPWLVPVALIAAWQVAAAQGWLSSRVLPAPSDVLKAAWQLGESGELWTHVKVSAGRALAGLAIGGGLGLLLGLLTGSLRWAETLLDSTVQMVRNIPALALIPLVILWFGIDESAKVFLIAVSVFFPIYLNTFHGIRNVDPGLIEMGRTYGLSRWQLYREVILPGAMSSILVGLRFSLGLMWVILIVAETISAQAGIGYLTMNAREFLQTDVVLVGILLYALLGKLADVFARGLEHWWLRWHPGYQAKA
- a CDS encoding ATP-binding cassette domain-containing protein; this encodes MSAPHTASSPAPGLRLQARRLTKRYGARDVLREAQLTIEPGEFVAIVGRSGCGKSTLLRLVAGLEAASAGTLEIDGRPVDGLHGDTRIMFQEARLLPWRRVLDNVTLGLPEGSQERGREVLGQVGLADRAGEWPARLSGGQRQRVALARALVHQPRLLLLDEPLGALDALTRIEMQRLIEGLWLRHRFTALLVTHDVQEAVALADRVVLIEDGRIALDERIPLARPRSHGDAAFAALEKRILDRVLQKPAAEPSDGDGAWPGVPAHGLRWAI
- a CDS encoding TOBE domain-containing protein, coding for MSIQAINVRNQFKGKVREIIRGDVVSEVDVETPWGIVTSVITTRSVDDLGLQVGSDVVALVKSTEVSIAKL
- a CDS encoding CysB family HTH-type transcriptional regulator, coding for MNFQQLRSVREAVRTGFNLTDVARILHTSQPGVSRQIRELEEELGLEIFVRAGKRLTGLTPPGSTLLPIVERLLLEAENLQRAGHDFRASGEGRLSIAATHSQARYALPQVVRDFRALFPQVTLHLHQGSPRQVAEMLLSGEADIGVATEALAGYGELVTLPCYRWSHSIVVPPGHPLLDLPEPPTLRQLARFPIITYELGYTGRAHIDEAFAREGLQPDVVLTAMDADVIKTYVELDMGVGIVASIALDPERDRHLRMIDARHLFEVNLTRLGLRRGSWLRGYAYRFIEAFVPTLTREAVDEALCAER
- a CDS encoding c-type cytochrome gives rise to the protein MPPPSDAFPTAVRATGAARSLAAAALCLATALPALAGADAGDLVRDHGCMRCHAMVRTYVGPGFAEISERYRSDRNAETYLAGKIRNGGAGEWGRALMPRHPRIGEDEARSLARWILAQRKG